The Planococcus versutus genome contains a region encoding:
- a CDS encoding phosphatidate cytidylyltransferase gives MKQRIVTGVIAAALFIPFVVMGGIPFTILVYLLGTIALQELLTMKGRSIWSIPGLISLIALYAFMLPSDWAVHVLKWTGYEKIEFAFLAVILLLIHTVVVKNSFTFDDAAFAIMGTLYVGIGFFYFIETREASLSYLIFALLIVWFTDSGAYFTGRKIGKRKLWPEISPNKTIEGFVGGIVWAIGIALIFNYFIPLNHSIFLIIIVTIVASIFGQMGDLVESALKRHFNVKDSGSILPGHGGILDRFDSILFVMPLLHFLHFI, from the coding sequence ATGAAACAACGGATTGTAACGGGTGTAATTGCAGCAGCTTTGTTTATTCCTTTTGTTGTTATGGGAGGCATTCCTTTTACCATATTGGTTTATTTACTCGGGACTATCGCATTACAAGAGTTACTGACGATGAAAGGTCGAAGCATTTGGAGCATTCCAGGTCTTATATCATTGATTGCGTTGTATGCATTTATGTTACCGAGTGACTGGGCTGTTCATGTTCTCAAATGGACAGGCTATGAAAAAATCGAATTTGCTTTTTTAGCAGTTATTTTACTTTTAATACATACAGTTGTTGTAAAAAACAGCTTTACGTTTGATGACGCAGCGTTTGCGATCATGGGCACTTTATATGTTGGAATTGGTTTCTTTTATTTTATTGAGACACGGGAAGCTAGTCTGAGTTATCTAATCTTTGCATTATTGATTGTTTGGTTCACGGATTCCGGTGCTTACTTTACAGGTCGGAAAATTGGCAAACGAAAACTATGGCCAGAGATTTCTCCTAACAAAACCATTGAAGGGTTTGTTGGTGGAATTGTTTGGGCGATCGGAATTGCGTTGATTTTTAATTATTTTATCCCTTTAAACCATTCGATTTTCTTAATCATTATCGTAACAATCGTCGCTTCTATTTTTGGTCAAATGGGTGACTTAGTTGAGTCTGCTTTGAAACGCCATTTTAATGTAAAAGATTCTGGCTCAATATTACCGGGACACGGGGGCATATTAGATCGTTTTGATAGCATCCTATTTGTCATGCCTTTGCTTCATTTTTTACATTTCATCTAA
- a CDS encoding isoprenyl transferase: MFNKLLKRNTEVVLKDKDRLVLIPNEEIPAHIAIIMDGNGRWAKKRSLPRIAGHHEGMKTVRKVTKLANELGVGVLTLYAFSTENWKRPKIEVDFLMRLPEEFLTTFLPELIEENVRVEMMGYQQNLPSHTLKAINKAKEATKDNTGLVLNFALNYGSRSEIVDAVKDIAKQVAEGTLEISDINEDLISSGLMTKGLPEPDLLIRTSGEVRLSNFMLWQLAYTEFWFTETLWPDFNEESLLEAIKIYQKRNRRYGGLKGDEVK; this comes from the coding sequence ATGTTCAATAAACTATTAAAAAGAAATACTGAAGTGGTCTTAAAAGATAAAGATCGTTTAGTTTTAATTCCAAATGAAGAGATTCCAGCTCATATCGCAATCATTATGGACGGCAATGGTCGATGGGCTAAGAAACGTTCACTTCCTCGAATAGCTGGACATCATGAAGGAATGAAAACGGTTCGAAAAGTTACGAAACTTGCCAATGAACTTGGAGTTGGTGTTTTAACTTTATATGCATTTTCTACTGAAAATTGGAAACGACCTAAAATTGAAGTGGATTTTTTAATGCGCTTACCCGAAGAATTTTTAACAACTTTTTTACCCGAACTAATTGAAGAAAATGTTCGTGTCGAAATGATGGGCTATCAACAAAATTTACCATCGCATACATTGAAAGCTATTAACAAAGCAAAAGAAGCAACGAAAGATAATACGGGTCTTGTGTTAAATTTCGCATTAAACTATGGCAGTCGCTCTGAAATTGTTGATGCTGTAAAAGACATTGCCAAACAAGTAGCTGAAGGAACTTTAGAGATAAGCGATATAAACGAAGATCTAATTTCTAGTGGGTTAATGACAAAAGGGTTACCGGAACCTGATCTACTCATTCGAACAAGTGGCGAAGTGCGTTTAAGTAACTTTATGCTGTGGCAACTAGCCTATACGGAATTTTGGTTCACGGAAACCTTGTGGCCTGATTTTAACGAAGAGTCCTTACTCGAAGCGATCAAAATATATCAAAAGCGAAATCGCCGGTATGGAGGGTTGAAAGGAGACGAAGTGAAATGA
- the frr gene encoding ribosome recycling factor codes for MPKSVMNETTSKMNSAIQAFSRDLASIRAGRATPSILDKLSIIYYGTPTPVNQVAGISIPEARLIMIQPYDKSVLSDIEKAILKSDLGLSPSNDGSVIRLAVPALTEERRKNLVKQVKREAEEAKVVVRNVRRDANDEFKKLEKKSEITEDDLRGYSDDVQKLTDDNISKIDEMAKGKEKEIMEV; via the coding sequence ATGCCAAAATCAGTAATGAACGAAACCACATCTAAAATGAATAGTGCAATCCAAGCTTTTTCGCGTGATTTAGCCTCTATACGTGCGGGGCGCGCAACGCCATCAATTTTAGACAAGTTGTCAATTATTTATTATGGTACGCCGACTCCAGTGAACCAAGTAGCAGGTATTTCAATTCCTGAAGCTCGGTTGATTATGATTCAACCGTATGATAAATCAGTTCTTAGCGATATTGAAAAAGCCATTCTTAAATCTGATTTAGGATTAAGCCCATCAAATGATGGTTCTGTTATTCGTTTAGCCGTTCCAGCATTGACAGAAGAGCGTCGTAAAAATTTGGTGAAACAAGTGAAAAGAGAAGCGGAAGAAGCCAAAGTTGTAGTCCGTAACGTTCGCCGTGATGCTAACGATGAGTTTAAAAAACTAGAAAAGAAAAGTGAAATCACAGAAGATGATTTGCGTGGCTATTCTGACGACGTTCAAAAATTGACAGATGACAACATTTCAAAAATTGATGAAATGGCTAAAGGTAAAGAAAAAGAGATTATGGAAGTTTAA
- the pyrH gene encoding UMP kinase encodes MSVQQYKRIVLKLSGEAMAGGQGFGLSPEIIKSVASQVKEVVELGVEVAVVVGGGNIWRGKVGSEMGMDRATADYMGMLATVMNSLALQDSLEKQDVETRVLSSIEMRQVAEPYIRRRAIRHLEKKRVVIFAAGTGNPYFSTDTTAALRAAEIEADVILMAKNNVDGVYSADPKTDSTAVKYDELSYFEVIQQGLQVMDSTASTLCMDNDIPLVVFSIMEKGNIKRAVLGEKIGTVVRRTI; translated from the coding sequence ATGAGTGTTCAGCAATATAAACGCATTGTATTAAAACTAAGTGGTGAAGCAATGGCAGGAGGACAGGGTTTCGGATTGTCCCCTGAAATTATCAAATCAGTCGCAAGCCAAGTAAAAGAAGTAGTGGAACTCGGAGTAGAAGTTGCAGTCGTTGTAGGTGGCGGTAACATCTGGAGAGGTAAAGTTGGTTCGGAAATGGGCATGGATCGTGCAACAGCAGACTATATGGGAATGTTAGCAACTGTGATGAACTCATTAGCATTGCAAGATTCATTAGAAAAACAAGACGTTGAAACTCGCGTTTTGTCATCTATCGAAATGCGTCAAGTTGCCGAGCCTTATATCCGTAGAAGAGCTATCCGTCATTTAGAAAAAAAACGGGTTGTTATTTTTGCAGCAGGTACAGGAAATCCTTATTTTTCAACTGATACAACAGCAGCATTGCGTGCGGCCGAAATTGAAGCCGATGTCATTTTAATGGCTAAAAACAATGTTGATGGCGTTTACTCAGCTGATCCAAAGACCGACTCAACAGCTGTAAAATACGATGAGCTTTCATATTTCGAAGTAATTCAACAAGGCTTGCAAGTGATGGATTCAACTGCTTCTACACTGTGTATGGACAATGATATTCCACTCGTTGTATTCTCGATTATGGAAAAAGGAAATATAAAACGTGCTGTACTCGGAGAAAAAATCGGGACAGTAGTGAGGAGAACAATCTAA
- the tsf gene encoding translation elongation factor Ts gives MAVTAQMVKELRGKTGAGMMDCKKALVETDGDMEAALDFLREKGLSSASKKADRIAAEGITSILVQENEAIIFEVNAETDFVAKNDGFQTLVKELGEHLMSTKPATVEEANASTMSNGLTVADHISNAIAKIGEKITLRRFEIRTKTDADAFGPYLHMGGRISVLVVLENSTDSAAARDIAMHIAALNPKYISRDEVSADEVEHERKVLTEQALNEGKPEKIVAKMVEGRLGKYFEDICLLDQAFVKNSDQKVRDFVASTGGSIKEFIRYEVGEGIEKREDNFADEVMSQVNKK, from the coding sequence ATGGCAGTTACAGCACAAATGGTAAAAGAATTGCGCGGAAAAACAGGCGCCGGTATGATGGATTGTAAAAAAGCATTAGTTGAAACAGACGGAGATATGGAAGCAGCTCTAGATTTCTTGCGTGAAAAAGGTCTTTCTAGCGCTTCTAAAAAAGCAGACCGCATTGCAGCTGAAGGGATCACTTCAATTCTTGTACAAGAAAACGAAGCGATTATCTTTGAAGTAAACGCAGAAACTGACTTTGTCGCGAAAAACGACGGTTTCCAAACATTAGTAAAAGAATTAGGCGAGCACTTAATGTCTACTAAACCGGCTACAGTTGAAGAAGCAAATGCTTCTACAATGTCAAATGGTTTGACAGTAGCAGACCATATTTCAAACGCAATCGCTAAAATTGGTGAGAAAATCACATTGCGTCGTTTTGAAATCCGTACAAAAACAGATGCAGATGCTTTTGGACCGTATCTTCACATGGGTGGACGAATTTCAGTACTTGTAGTTCTTGAGAACTCTACTGATTCAGCTGCTGCACGGGACATTGCTATGCACATTGCTGCATTAAACCCTAAATATATCTCGCGCGATGAAGTTTCTGCTGACGAAGTAGAACACGAGCGTAAAGTATTAACTGAGCAAGCATTAAACGAAGGCAAACCTGAAAAAATTGTTGCGAAAATGGTTGAAGGCCGCCTTGGTAAATATTTTGAAGACATCTGCTTGCTTGATCAAGCGTTTGTTAAAAACTCAGATCAAAAAGTTCGTGATTTCGTAGCTTCTACAGGTGGGTCTATTAAAGAATTCATCCGTTACGAAGTCGGAGAAGGTATCGAAAAACGTGAAGATAACTTTGCTGACGAAGTTATGAGCCAAGTCAACAAAAAATAA